One Aegilops tauschii subsp. strangulata cultivar AL8/78 chromosome 2, Aet v6.0, whole genome shotgun sequence genomic window, ACGTGACCACGACGGGGTCGAAGGACGAGATCCCTACCATGCACGATTTTCGATATTATCTCATTGATTGCCCAGAGGAAACATAACCTCGCAAGATGTGAAGCTCCTCGAGCACCACAAGCTGCACGCTCCCCATCGAAGCTTAGAAGACACACACATAGGAAGGAGCGGCGACACCCTTATTCGCTCCGGCAGCACCTTTGCCTCCACAGTGCTGCCAGCCGAAACCCTAGCTATCCACACCCTATCTACATGCCAGAGCCAAGATCCGTGGTTATCCCACCCTTCCGCCAACGGAGCGGCAGACGGAGGGGAGGGAACCCACTATCTCGTTGACGGCCAAATGGGCAAAATGAGACCACCTTGTAACTATTTTGTGCCCACCGACATCTAGCTTGGTTGAGAATTAGATACCAATGGCCAGACAGAAACTTAAACCACTCAAAAATTGCCGGCAGCGATTATTTTTTACGGTTGTGCCGCTAAGAATTTCATACTGATATTTTTGTTTTCATAGAACCTTAATTCTGGCCAATAGAGCAAAAAAATCACCACACACAAATATACCAAAATGaattgctaatctttttaaaaaaAATACGGTATGTATACCTAGAATAAATAGGTGAAGCGCACATTTGCGCTTTGCTCCCTGCAAACCTGATAAATTTCTCTCATGGTGGCAACCAAGGGCCCATCCGCGAACAGAGAAGCGTGGAGGGGCCTTCCCGACAGTTTCCGGGCCTCCCCCATTTCCTCCGAACCAGACAACCTCAAAAGCGCAAGGCCTCCGCCGCCTCCGCTCCCCCCTCcgccccaccccacccccacccaccCCCCATTGCCCCTCCCGTGACCGGCGCCGCCGCACGCATCCTCCACCCACCCCACCCCCCTCACGCCGAACGCGCCGTACGCGCGAACGCCCGCCGGACCGGACGAGCCGGCGCGCCGTCGTGAACAGGGTAAGGCGATGTTCTCCGGCGACTGGACGCCGCCGTGCGGCAGCTGCTGCACCAAGAAGTACGCGACCCTCGTCCAAATCCCATGTCGGTTGCCCCCCGCGcgccctctccctccctcccaaTCTCTCCCCGCGCAAAGCGGGTTCTTGTCTGTGGCTGATCGAGACTGACGGTTGGTTTGTTTGGTTGGTTGGTCGGTTGCCGTTTCGCCGACGCGCAGGGAGGGTGTTCTGCAAGAAGGGGTGCAACGCGGACGGCGACACCTGGGAGGAGTGTGAGTGCCCCCCTGCCCAACCACCAGCCGCGGAATGCAACTGTTTGATTGACTGATTGATCCGCTGGTTTGGTCTTGGTTTCAGATTTATTTTTGGTTATGTGCCTCGTCAGTTTCGAATTTGATATATGCAATGTGGTTAATCTATGTTGGCTGTCGCCTTCCTAAATCGATTGCCCTGGAAAACAGAGTGAATTATGCATGTGTTGTTGAATTGGCATTGttcatggttcagattttagtagCATTCGCCAATAGTCGTTACCTGCCACAATTCTATTCTGACACGTAACAATCGTGGTTGACTGCGAAATGTCGGAGGACGCCTTTTCTTGTCGTATAGCGTAGATGTTCGTTATTGTATCCGGGGACGCGCTTCTTGTCGTATAGTGTAGATCTTCGTTATTGTATCCGTGGATGCGCTCCTTGTCGTATAGCGTAGACGTTCGATATTTTAAATATGGCTATGCGTGTAAATTGTAGTGGTAATCAGTGGATTATTATTTGTTTTCCATTCTTGGTGCCTTGCTTGCTTAGGAAATTGCATTTTCTCCATTATTTCCATGGCCTAGGAGAGCTTGCTTTTTTAAAACAAATTGTTTCTGTTGTTGAAACAAGTCTCTGATTTTCCTTACAGTAAGGTCTTCTTCATTACTTGTATATGCCTTTTTTTTTAATGCTGGGTGACTGTAAAATAGCAGATTGTTATGTTTCTGGGTGACTGTAAAATAGCAGATTGTTGTCTTTCAATTTGTACACCTGTCAATGTGCAAGCTAACTCACATGCTGTGAAATCCTCAGGCATAGGTAAATGCACTGAAATATGCTACAAGGATCCGGTGTTGGAAGATCGTCAGTGGAGTGCTTATATCGATCGGTCACCAGGAGAGGACAGTTACTCCTTGGTGAGTTCTTGATCTGTTAATATAACATCTTCTAAATTGTTTCAGATGTCTTCTCCTCACTGAACCCCTTCGACTATAAGTACAAAATCTGTTATGCAACAACCCCTTTACCTATAAATCTGTTTAAATTATGCATACTCATGCTGGGCCTAACTCCCAAGTCCTTGGAGCAGCAGAAGTACTAAGCTGCAAGTTTCGACGCCTGGACTGCAACTGTGAGACAGTCTCAGAAAATTAGCTGGCCATATATAATTAAGATTGAATAGCAGTGTGATACTGCGCTGTGAAAAGTGATTTGAAATAGTAAACATTGATAAGTATTTATATAGGATTCACATGTTCTGACCATGAACAGGACACTCCTGATTCTATAGTGTTTGCTGTACAGTATACATTTTTTCTGTGCGATATCAGTATATCACAATATTTCCCTTCTGCTTACCATTTTCCTTGGAACACATATGTTAGTTTTGGGGATTTTTGTTGGGATAACTGAATCCTTGGTTTTCCCTGTATTTAAAACTTGTCCTGAGTGATAGCATGAGCCATTGAGCCCTCAGCTTTTCTGCTAACAGGCAGAACGCAAGTCAGCAGGTAGATAACTCTGAATTGTTACTTACTGTCAAGTTAGATTGCACTAGTCTAGTTTGTTTGATTAATTTCGAAAATTTGGTATGCAAATATTAATACGACATAGATAGTCTGGTCAGTATCTATCAGCTGGCTGGTTACTTATGGGGATCATTTCTATACATAGTTTTATGCCAGTTCAATGTGCAAGCTGTTTTACTGTAAATTTCTGGACGGTGTGTTATTTCCATATCTGCAAGTCTATGATTCTGTCTTACTGCTGAAAGCTCTGCGTTAAATAGTTTGTAAACAACAAATTAGTATCTGCTTCTCCATCACTGCTATTGTGATTTTTTCCTGACAGATTCAGTAACCGGTGTTTTCTTTCCTAATAAACTTGATTTGTTTGCTCACCAGGAGTGCTTCAACGCGTGCATCTCTGGGTGTGGATACAGGGTAAGTTAATAAGTTTCCCTCGCGAACATCATTGACGTGCAATATGGCTTCCTCTTTGTTTACTATGATATAACAAACTACGCGACACCTGACGTCTGACATTGCGGCGTTGTGTTTTGCTTGTGTGAAAACGACAGTTTGACATACCGGCGGAGAAAGTGGGGCTCATCAAGCCGAACAGGCCATCCAAGCCACCGCCGCCTCCTGTGGTCGAGCGGGCCAAGCCTGGCTCGGGGCCTCCTGCAGCGGCCGGTGAAGACGTGCCCGGCACATCGGCGTAGCCCATGATGATGCCAAATTTTCGTGTAAACTGTTAGTAAGCGTCGTCACCGAATTACCCGCCGTTGTTCACCTTGGTTGTGATGGATGTTGTATGTGTTTGGGATGTTTGGTCCAACTCCAACCTCACCCTGTTGGGTGAGGAGTAGATGCTGACTATAACAAGCAAGCGTATATGGAACGGAGCGGATGTTTCAGTTCCACCCAGTTAAAACCTGTTGTCAAAGAAGCAGTTGTCTTGCATCTTCATGTTCGGCGTTGCTTTACTCGTTTAACCTACCTAGCTGATGAACAAATAGCACATACAAAGATGGCATGTTGATAGCCTTATGCCGCACTAGAAATTGCCAACAAAATCATCAACATTATTATCCAAGCACATGTTGCTAACAAAATTTAACATTTGAAACATGCCACATGTAGGGAGTGTTTCTTAAAACTGTTACCAGCATAGAAAAATGATTCCAATTATGAAGTATTATACCATTTAGCAGAATTTGGCACATTATCTATAATGTTAGCAGGAAATGAGATTTTGCTAAATCACTGTCAACAAGAGGCTTATTGTTCCGGGCTTCaaatactccctccttcccaaaaTAAGTGTTTTTGGTTTAGTACAACTTTAAAGCCTTCCACTATGTAGGCGATGCCCAATCCAATGAAATGTAACCGGTTGGGTAGCGAGATGCCCTGAAGAATTTATTTGGCACCGATTTCACAACGTTGTGTTTGCAGCCTGGAAAAAAACAGGACCTAGACACGAATAAAAAACTTAATCAAGCCATCGACTACTTGCTTCACGTGAGTTACTTGAATGTGGTTTGCTTTCTGCAGTGGGCCATGGCGCTAATTGTTTACTGTTTTGCGTATTTGACACCGGCTGGGAATCGGAGCGGCTACTTGCTCTGGTTCCATATAAAAAAAATTATGGCGGCGATTGGGCAATGGAGGGAACCGGTGTCAAACGGAGAAAAGATGAATTTAACATCTCTTTTGACCTATATAGTGGAGGGCCTAAGTTTTACGAAATCAAAGACACTTTTTCCATGACAGAGGGCAGCGGCGGAGCTTTTGAGGGGCCAACCTGGGCGGTGCCCCTGAAAGAAAATTAGCCCAAAGCATATTATTCCCCCGAATTGAGCCGAAGCTCCGCCACTGGGAGGAGTAGAAGATATACCAACATTTAAGCTGCATGATAACCAAACACACCGTCCATTGTCAGACTGTAACTCTCTTGTGCATGCAAGGGCTCGTACAGGCAGCAGAGCAGATACGGCGGCTTGCGATCTTGAGGATTGGAGATCACTTTGCCTTGCCGTTGTTGCCGACGGTCCATAGCATACAAGTAGCACATGAACGTGGCATCCCACCCGATACTGGGCCTCCTCACCGGGCATGCCATAACaaagcggcggcggtggcggccggGGCGCCGTCGAGCGAGGAGCCTACGGTAATGGGCCAAAATATTGTTGCATCACGGCACCAACGGACCAGGGAAAAAGTCCAAAATAAACCTTGAATTTATAGACGAAAGCTAAATCGATCCCTGAACTTCCAATCCCTGAAATGAGCACACCAAACTTGTCGATCCCGGTCTATTTTGAACCCAAACAGGGATTATGGATGTGGCAGGTTTAATCCCGGGACTGTTCACTGCGGACGcaactgggccggcccaacagGCGCGAAGCGagatttcctttttcttttccgtTTTTTCAGTCtattattttttttcttttttcacaATACATGATGTAAAAAgaccgaaatcactaattaaggagtactcgttgcaaagaataCTCCATCTGGTCACGACAAGTgacgcacatgcagcgcgccacttgtcgcaacctgcgAGTTTTCCCCTttttcgtagattcgtttattcaaaacgttttatctcttaaaccgtgcgttcaaatctcaaaccgttttcaccattggattcctcgcgtcgagatcttcaaaactagatcgcatgttgataggttttgacgaactttttttcatgaaaaaaaccggacgaaaaaaccaaaccgggagcacggttttttccctttccgaaagaggcacgcccgtgcctctcgcgaaatcacaaccgtgcctctcgtggaagcaaaaccgtgactctcgtggaaagaaaaaaaaaacagaaaacgcgttctttttccctttccgaaagaggcacgcccgtgactctcgcgaaagtacaaccgtgcctctggcaaaagcaaaaccgtgactctcgcgaaagaaaaaaaaacagaaaacgcgtatttttttccctttccaagaggcacggccgtgactctcgcaaaagcacaaccgtgcctctcgcggaagcaaaaccgtgactctcgcgaaagaaaaaaaaacagaaaacgcgttttgtttttccctttccgagaggcacggccgtgactctcacgaaagcacaaaagtgcctctcgcggaagtaaaaccgtgactctcgcgaaagaaaaaaaacagaaaacgcgttttttttcgtttccggaaggcacggccgtgactctcgcaaaaaaaaacgtgacttttcacgaaagaaaaaaaagtaaACGCGTTTTTTTGGgaaaaaaaatttcaaactttttTTTGGTCGAAACGCGAAGGAAGACCGGGAAAAAACCAAAACGTCGATAAAAACTGggaaaaaccgtttaaaaagctgaaaacgcgtgcggaaaaataaaaaaacaaaatctgAAGGGAGCGTACAGAGCGCGACACGTgacgaatggctgagagcgcgtcaagtggcgctgatcgttgcgaggctcccgaaggagcgctcgttaactagttgctccctaAAAAGACTGACAACTGTTGATTGCGGACGCTATTGGACCGGCCCACCACGTGCGAAGCAAGTTCTTTTTTCATAACGCGCGACGCAAAAATATACACCAAATAGACAACACATAGGGATCGAACTTGAGACCTGGCACTACTGAACGCTCACGCAAGCCGCTACAACAGATGGCAGTCATTGATATAATTAGACGCCCGAAACATTTAACAACAGACAGTAACGTCGAGATTAGAAGAAACATTTTTAAGGGCAAACAAATATGGAAGATGTAAACAATTCGTGAAATCTCTGGAAAATAATTAAAGTGCGACTACTTTTTAAAAATTCTGAATACTTTTTTTAAAAAAGGATATCATTTTGAAAACAGAATCAATTTTGAAAAAGGGTTCACTGTTTGAAAATAAACAATTTTGACCTGAACAATATGTTAAAGTGCGAGCATTTTTTGAAAGAAATGGGAGCAACTTTTGAAACCTGAACAGATGTGTGAAAAAGCACTGTATATTTGAAAAAATGAATAAATTTTCTAAAACAGAATCAATTTTGGAAAAATGAACACTTTTTGAaacataaacatttttttaaacaatGGGAACAAATTTTGAAACCTGAAAAACAAATTAGAGTCCGAAcacttttgattttttttaaaacggGACCAACTATTGGAACCTGAACAGATGAGTGAGAAAAATTCTCAATAATCTTTAAAAAGTGAAATTTTTTTTTAAACAGAATCAGTTTTGAAAAATTGAATACTTTTTGAAACATTTTTTTCGAAAAACAAAATTTTAAAGTCCAAACACCTTTTGATTTTTTAAATGGGAGCAACATTTTAAACAATGTAAAAATGTTTGTACAGTTGAAGCCGAGCGTGATGAACACGACCCAGGACTACTAGGCTGTCGGGCGGTACGATGATGTGACGGTCATCTTTTCGCCAGAGGTGGACGATGAGCGAAGCATCGAGGATTGCTGGACCTGGTGCCGCTCCGATTACGGCCACGTGTAAGCGTCCAAATCCTTCCTCAACGCGCGCAAGAACTGGTGCGTGCTATCGGCGTGGGTGAACGAGTCTGGCAGCCAGGACGACGACATCGTTAGGGGTTGGTCCGACGTTCAGTTGCGCTTCTATAAAGTAGAACGGGTTAGGTCCCATCGTTGGGGCCTGGGGTGGCAAAATTAGTCACGCGCACTCAGTAACAACGATTTGGATAATCGCTATCAAGTAGAAAAGCAGAtccgttggggggggggggggggggggggtagatgGTTCTGAAGGAGGCCGGGGGTACATCCTCCTTTCCCCCCAAAAAAAAAGGTTCCGGTTTAAGGTGTGCGGATGTTTTTTTTAACCGGTGTGACACCGGTCCACCTGCACACGTTTTGAGTCCGGCTCGAGATGCCCGTGCTGGAGATACCATTAGGGTCATATAAAAGCCGAACTCGAGGGAGAAACAAGCCCAGATCTACACACCGCCGAGGCGCCGACCGCCCGGTGAGCCATCCATCATCACTGCTCGGATCCGATGGACACGGGCAATCCTCCTCGACGCTACCGCCGTCTCAGAAAGGCATCCGATCTCTCGGCTGTGACCGACGCCTCCTCATGCTCCAAACGGGTATCCCTCTATATATCCTTGCATCCTTCCAAAGATCTGTGCTTGGATCATTCTCAAGCTCCCTAGGGTAGGGTAGACGGCAGGGCAGTTATTTGTTTTCTTCTTTGGATTGCTCCATTGTCCTCTATGCGTTAATTGTAATGCTATGGAGAGGCAATGCTGTTTAAGATCTATAGTTTAAACTCTTTTGGAATCACTGACTAAAAGTTCATACTACTCTTTTTCATCATGGAAA contains:
- the LOC109748780 gene encoding uncharacterized protein, producing MFSGDWTPPCGSCCTKKYATLVQIPWRVFCKKGCNADGDTWEECIGKCTEICYKDPVLEDRQWSAYIDRSPGEDSYSLECFNACISGCGYRFDIPAEKVGLIKPNRPSKPPPPPVVERAKPGSGPPAAAGEDVPGTSA